A single window of Pseudomonadota bacterium DNA harbors:
- a CDS encoding (2Fe-2S)-binding protein translates to MQQISFILNGDHVDAWVAGHEMLLDVLRDHFGLTGAKEGCGMGECGACTVIVDELSIDSCLFPVMEVEGRRVETVEGLTLPGGDMHPLQQAFLEHGASQCGFCTPGMVMSAKAFIDDQQQSGEKATEEVIKHEMAGNLCRCTGYYQIIEAVKSLVNK, encoded by the coding sequence ATGCAGCAAATTTCTTTTATTTTGAACGGTGATCACGTCGATGCCTGGGTGGCCGGCCATGAAATGCTTCTTGATGTTCTGCGCGATCATTTCGGTCTGACTGGAGCCAAGGAAGGCTGCGGCATGGGTGAATGCGGCGCCTGTACGGTAATTGTTGACGAGCTGAGTATCGACAGCTGCCTCTTTCCGGTGATGGAAGTCGAGGGACGCCGGGTTGAAACCGTAGAAGGTCTGACGTTGCCAGGAGGAGACATGCATCCGCTGCAGCAGGCTTTCCTCGAACATGGAGCTTCCCAGTGTGGTTTCTGCACCCCGGGAATGGTTATGTCGGCCAAGGCTTTTATTGACGATCAGCAGCAAAGTGGGGAGAAAGCAACAGAGGAAGTTATCAAACATGAAATGGCCGGTAATCTTTGTCGCTGTACCGGTTACTACCAGATCATCGAGGCGGTCAAATCACTGGTGAATAAGTAG
- a CDS encoding xanthine dehydrogenase family protein molybdopterin-binding subunit produces the protein MQTYNFIGKRIQKQDAPDKLMGRAAFINEITLPGMLYGKIKRSDHAHAIIKNIDISKAEQLPGVKAVLTGENNPAGDFRIGFIQDNPPIKHGKVRQFRDEVAAVAAVDPEIAAEACELIEVEYKPLPGVFDPFDAQRQGAPLIHECDFKGNPIKSNRLPVNWQIKDGDLDYFKQKSRYIVENTYRTGWAHHCCMGTTGIVADFDGRHNLTVHLPTQIPYLVQNDLHHLMAAMGLKDKNIRVKSPTIGGAFGNKLDMHCYEYIAVLLARMAGRPVKIMFDREEEFIGMAPRQPTVITITQGCDENGHLTFREALAVLDNGAYTSWGATVPSVMYVPMTSLYRVPAVDFQAYCVYTNNIYSQAFRGYGNPQATFAIESNLDELAKEAGIDPLEMRLLNMNEANQTSPMGLKVSSCGLGECFQAVQKKLDWDKPRKPNRGLGLAALIHVGGAARIYKSDGHGMILKMDDFGKVSILTGAAEIGQGSETSIAQTVAEILGIHPDDVTVIRHDTAVCPWDVGTHASRQMFLSCKAAIICASQARDKILSYAASYMEHEVSQKNRDNKDFDRQWLPLLENSANLAIDNRNIYLKDQPQNKDYRVPIDVILRRAHYRGNKHGEMVITQTFYEPDTEMMDPKTSKGNISETYAFAVHGVEVEVDPETGKVEIINYVAAHDSGRVLNPMLFEGQVYGGIMQGVGYALHEEMILDQGRILNPDFLDYRIPTMMDAFPLKILAVETDDPHGPFGGKGIGEVGVIPVAPAIANAIQDAAGIRLRDLPMNCEKVLAAIIR, from the coding sequence ATGCAGACATATAATTTTATCGGTAAACGGATTCAAAAACAGGACGCCCCGGACAAATTAATGGGGCGGGCGGCTTTTATCAACGAAATCACTCTGCCCGGTATGCTTTACGGAAAGATTAAGCGCAGTGATCACGCCCACGCAATCATAAAAAATATTGATATCAGCAAGGCTGAACAGCTGCCGGGAGTCAAGGCGGTATTAACCGGGGAAAACAATCCGGCCGGGGATTTTCGCATCGGTTTTATCCAGGATAATCCTCCCATCAAGCATGGTAAGGTACGCCAGTTTCGGGATGAAGTGGCAGCGGTTGCCGCTGTTGATCCTGAGATTGCCGCCGAGGCCTGTGAATTGATCGAAGTCGAATATAAGCCGCTGCCAGGGGTTTTTGATCCTTTTGATGCCCAGCGTCAGGGAGCCCCGCTGATTCATGAATGTGATTTCAAGGGCAACCCCATCAAAAGCAATCGTCTGCCGGTCAACTGGCAGATAAAAGATGGAGATCTTGATTATTTCAAGCAGAAATCCCGCTATATAGTCGAAAATACCTACCGTACCGGCTGGGCTCACCACTGCTGCATGGGCACCACCGGCATCGTCGCTGATTTTGATGGCCGCCATAATCTTACCGTCCATCTGCCTACCCAGATACCCTATCTGGTACAGAATGACCTGCATCATCTGATGGCGGCCATGGGCCTCAAAGACAAAAATATCCGGGTGAAGTCGCCCACCATCGGCGGAGCCTTCGGAAATAAACTTGATATGCACTGCTATGAATACATTGCCGTGCTCCTGGCCAGGATGGCGGGTCGGCCGGTGAAGATCATGTTTGATCGGGAAGAGGAATTTATCGGCATGGCCCCCCGCCAGCCAACCGTTATTACCATAACTCAGGGTTGTGATGAAAACGGCCACCTGACTTTCCGGGAGGCCCTGGCGGTACTTGATAATGGTGCTTATACCTCATGGGGGGCTACGGTGCCATCGGTTATGTATGTGCCCATGACTTCGTTGTACCGGGTACCGGCGGTGGATTTTCAGGCCTACTGTGTTTATACCAATAATATTTACAGCCAGGCATTTCGGGGTTATGGCAATCCTCAGGCTACCTTTGCCATTGAAAGCAACCTGGATGAACTGGCGAAAGAAGCCGGCATTGATCCGCTGGAAATGCGCTTGCTGAATATGAATGAAGCAAATCAGACCAGTCCCATGGGCCTGAAAGTTTCCTCCTGCGGACTGGGCGAATGTTTTCAGGCAGTACAAAAAAAGCTTGACTGGGATAAACCCCGGAAGCCGAACCGTGGTCTGGGGCTGGCGGCCCTGATTCATGTGGGTGGGGCGGCCAGGATTTATAAATCGGATGGTCATGGGATGATCCTCAAAATGGACGATTTTGGCAAAGTGTCCATCCTTACCGGGGCGGCTGAGATCGGCCAGGGATCCGAAACCTCCATTGCCCAGACGGTGGCTGAAATTCTTGGTATTCATCCTGATGATGTTACCGTCATCCGTCATGATACCGCCGTCTGTCCCTGGGATGTGGGAACCCATGCCAGCCGTCAGATGTTTCTCTCCTGCAAGGCGGCGATTATCTGCGCCAGTCAGGCCAGGGATAAGATTCTTTCATATGCTGCCAGCTACATGGAACATGAAGTTTCACAGAAAAATCGGGATAATAAGGATTTTGACCGTCAATGGCTGCCGCTGCTGGAAAATTCGGCAAACCTTGCTATTGATAACCGGAACATCTACCTCAAAGATCAGCCCCAAAACAAGGATTACCGGGTTCCCATCGACGTCATTCTTCGCCGAGCTCATTATCGGGGAAACAAACACGGAGAAATGGTTATCACCCAGACATTTTACGAGCCGGATACCGAAATGATGGATCCAAAAACCTCCAAAGGCAATATCTCTGAGACTTATGCTTTTGCCGTCCACGGGGTCGAAGTGGAAGTTGATCCTGAAACCGGCAAGGTTGAGATTATCAATTATGTGGCCGCCCATGACAGCGGTCGGGTTTTGAATCCCATGCTCTTTGAGGGGCAGGTCTATGGTGGGATTATGCAGGGAGTAGGGTATGCCCTGCATGAAGAAATGATCTTGGATCAGGGCCGCATCCTTAATCCTGATTTCCTGGATTATCGGATTCCAACGATGATGGATGCCTTTCCCCTGAAAATTTTGGCGGTAGAAACCGACGATCCCCATGGACCATTCGGCGGCAAGGGAATAGGGGAGGTCGGGGTCATTCCCGTGGCTCCGGCCATCGCCAATGCCATTCAGGACGCGGCCGGCATCCGGCTCCGGGATTTGCCCATGAACTGTGAAAAAGTGCTGGCGGCGATAATCCGGTAA